Proteins encoded by one window of Sulfurospirillum barnesii SES-3:
- a CDS encoding LTA synthase family protein, whose amino-acid sequence MHFIKELFKTYFLFLVLLCMGRFLLYLSYNDRLHDISLGHSLLTFIYGVRMDTMVLSLLLVVPTLLLALLPDSVAIKITKFIKFYLLFWFIILIFIENATFPFFAQYDVRPNYLFVQYLDSPKEIISLLWKDYAKELLFSLVMMVIYGVWFMKSRFISIENTLKTPYIHRLLLLLPLLLLLFIGIRSSFGHRPANISDALYSTNRIINEITKNSLYSIGYAYYSNQKNSHEMIKEYGKINLDDAYALTSQLLDINVNDTKRPFYRSIKSNFKRENPKNLVIFIQESMGAQFVRFSGGEPNLTPNMNQLGEENIAFSNLYSNGTRSIRGLAALSSGFLPIPGEGVLKRSKSQNDFFTIATLLKPYGYKSSFIYGGEARFDNMRSWYLGNGFDEVIEEKDFKNPSFRSTWGVSDEDLVIKANEKFKTYARNNEKFVSVMFSQSNHAPFELPEGKIEFEPNEPKQSERNAIKYADYAIGKFFELAKKEAYYKDTVFVVVADHNVRVYGDDIVPVKTFQIPAIIVAEGIKPLNYHGLSSQPDVLATALDLVGLDFNYPILGHTIFNPIKPQIALMNFNDVYALRKEDEIAVIGPNMKMQTFKYENFKLIPKEPNPLLEKTTLGVIHVLHDLYEKRLYR is encoded by the coding sequence ATGCATTTTATTAAAGAACTTTTTAAAACCTATTTTTTATTTCTAGTTCTCCTTTGCATGGGAAGATTTTTGCTTTATCTCTCTTATAATGATAGGCTTCACGATATATCATTGGGGCACTCTTTACTCACTTTTATATATGGTGTGCGTATGGATACAATGGTGCTGTCTCTCCTTCTTGTCGTACCAACCCTCCTCTTAGCACTTCTGCCTGATTCTGTTGCTATAAAAATAACAAAATTTATCAAGTTCTATCTCTTGTTCTGGTTTATTATTCTCATCTTTATTGAAAATGCAACCTTTCCCTTTTTTGCACAATATGATGTGAGACCTAATTATCTTTTTGTCCAATACCTTGATTCTCCTAAAGAAATCATTTCCCTTTTATGGAAAGATTATGCGAAAGAGTTACTTTTCTCATTGGTCATGATGGTCATCTATGGCGTATGGTTTATGAAATCACGTTTTATCTCCATTGAGAATACATTAAAAACACCCTATATACACCGATTATTACTCTTATTACCTCTTTTATTGCTCTTATTTATTGGGATTCGTTCATCGTTTGGACACCGCCCTGCTAATATTTCTGATGCCCTCTATAGCACCAATAGAATCATTAATGAAATTACAAAAAATTCACTTTATTCTATAGGTTATGCGTATTACAGCAATCAAAAGAATAGTCATGAGATGATAAAAGAGTATGGAAAAATAAATCTTGATGACGCTTATGCCTTAACATCACAGCTTTTAGATATAAACGTCAATGATACTAAAAGACCTTTTTATCGTAGTATTAAAAGTAATTTCAAGCGTGAAAACCCAAAAAATTTAGTCATTTTTATTCAAGAAAGCATGGGCGCACAATTTGTGCGTTTTAGTGGAGGTGAACCAAATCTCACCCCCAACATGAATCAGCTCGGAGAAGAAAATATCGCATTTTCCAATCTTTATTCCAATGGGACACGAAGTATTCGAGGATTAGCAGCATTAAGTTCAGGCTTTTTACCAATCCCTGGAGAGGGTGTCCTAAAAAGAAGTAAATCTCAAAATGATTTCTTTACAATCGCTACGTTGTTAAAACCCTATGGTTACAAATCAAGCTTTATTTATGGCGGTGAAGCACGTTTTGATAACATGCGAAGCTGGTATTTGGGAAATGGATTTGATGAAGTCATTGAGGAAAAAGATTTTAAAAATCCTTCATTTAGGAGCACATGGGGCGTCAGTGATGAGGATTTGGTGATAAAAGCAAATGAAAAATTTAAAACATACGCACGAAACAATGAAAAATTTGTCTCTGTTATGTTTAGCCAATCTAACCATGCCCCTTTTGAACTCCCCGAGGGCAAAATAGAATTTGAGCCCAATGAACCTAAACAAAGTGAGCGAAATGCCATTAAATATGCTGATTATGCGATTGGGAAATTTTTTGAACTTGCAAAAAAAGAGGCGTATTATAAAGATACCGTCTTTGTAGTGGTTGCAGACCATAATGTTCGTGTTTATGGGGATGATATCGTTCCTGTAAAAACATTTCAAATACCTGCTATTATTGTTGCAGAGGGTATAAAACCGCTTAACTACCATGGGCTTTCAAGTCAACCTGATGTCTTAGCCACAGCCCTTGATCTTGTGGGTTTGGATTTCAATTATCCTATTTTAGGGCACACTATTTTTAACCCTATTAAACCGCAAATAGCTTTGATGAATTTTAATGATGTTTATGCGCTTCGAAAAGAAGATGAAATTGCAGTTATTGGTCCAAACATGAAAATGCAAACATTCAAATACGAAAATTTCAAACTGATACCCAAAGAACCTAATCCCCTTTTGGAAAAGACAACACTGGGTGTTATTCACGTATTACACGATTTGTATGAAAAAAGATTATACCGCTAA
- the infC gene encoding translation initiation factor IF-3 produces the protein MSKDKEVLLNEEIRAVEVRCMGDDGTQYGIITRNEALAKADELGLDLVLIAPDAKPPVCKIMNYGKFKYQQEKKLKEARKNQKIIEIKEIKLSVKIASNDVNYKIKHAREFLLEGKHVRFRVFLRGREMANPEAGEHVLESLWPMLEDIAEREKTPKLEGRYINMLVTPKK, from the coding sequence TTGAGTAAAGACAAAGAAGTCCTACTGAACGAAGAGATCAGAGCAGTAGAAGTAAGGTGTATGGGAGATGATGGTACCCAATATGGTATTATCACCAGAAATGAGGCTCTTGCGAAAGCAGATGAGCTAGGTTTGGATTTGGTGCTCATTGCGCCTGATGCAAAACCTCCTGTATGTAAAATCATGAACTATGGAAAGTTCAAGTATCAGCAAGAAAAAAAGCTCAAAGAAGCACGAAAAAACCAGAAAATAATCGAAATTAAAGAGATTAAGCTTTCTGTCAAAATTGCTTCAAACGATGTCAATTATAAAATAAAACATGCACGTGAGTTTCTTTTAGAAGGAAAACATGTGCGTTTTAGAGTCTTTTTGCGTGGTCGAGAGATGGCAAATCCAGAAGCAGGAGAGCATGTATTGGAGAGTTTGTGGCCAATGCTTGAAGATATTGCGGAACGTGAGAAAACACCAAAACTTGAAGGTCGATACATTAATATGCTGGTCACTCCTAAAAAGTAA
- the rplT gene encoding 50S ribosomal protein L20, whose product MARVKTGIVRRRRHKKILKMARGFFSGRRKHFRKAKEQLERSLVYAFRDRRQKKRDFRRLWITRINAACRLNDISYSRFINALNKANIDLDRKILADMAMNDPESFATVVKQAKAAL is encoded by the coding sequence ATGGCAAGAGTAAAAACAGGTATCGTCAGAAGAAGACGTCACAAGAAAATTTTAAAGATGGCAAGAGGCTTCTTTAGTGGAAGAAGAAAACACTTTAGAAAAGCGAAAGAGCAATTAGAAAGAAGTTTAGTTTACGCATTTCGTGATCGAAGACAAAAGAAAAGAGATTTTAGAAGACTTTGGATCACACGTATCAATGCAGCATGTAGACTGAACGACATTAGCTACTCACGCTTCATCAATGCCCTAAACAAAGCTAATATTGATTTAGACAGAAAAATTCTTGCAGATATGGCGATGAATGACCCTGAATCCTTTGCAACTGTTGTAAAACAAGCAAAAGCAGCGCTTTAA
- the lspA gene encoding signal peptidase II: MNRTGLKICISLCTIFVIDQFIKTIFLEGFRWQGDFFSLILTYNKGVAFSMFSFLDEYLKYIQLLLMGGLGMYLLFQKEIVAKFALSIGLIAGAALSNIYDRFIHGGVVDYFFWHYGFEFAVFNFADVMIDLGVVMILWHSWKESKVAK, from the coding sequence ATGAATAGAACAGGGCTTAAGATTTGTATATCGCTTTGTACTATTTTTGTGATTGACCAGTTTATTAAAACTATTTTCTTAGAGGGTTTTCGTTGGCAAGGTGATTTTTTCTCTTTGATTTTGACGTACAACAAAGGGGTTGCTTTTTCAATGTTCTCTTTTTTAGATGAGTATTTGAAGTACATTCAACTTCTTTTAATGGGGGGGCTAGGTATGTATCTTTTATTTCAAAAAGAGATAGTAGCCAAATTTGCACTTTCCATTGGACTTATTGCAGGTGCAGCACTTAGTAATATTTATGACCGTTTTATTCACGGGGGTGTTGTGGATTATTTCTTTTGGCATTATGGTTTTGAGTTTGCCGTGTTTAATTTTGCAGATGTTATGATTGATTTAGGGGTCGTAATGATTTTATGGCACTCATGGAAAGAGTCTAAAGTCGCTAAATAG
- the rpmI gene encoding 50S ribosomal protein L35: MPKMKTVRGAAKRFRCAKNKIKRGAAFRSHILTKKPTKRMRGLKVAKTVDARDEKSVKLMLCKA, translated from the coding sequence ATGCCGAAAATGAAAACGGTACGCGGTGCAGCCAAGCGTTTTAGATGCGCAAAGAATAAGATTAAAAGAGGCGCAGCCTTTAGAAGTCATATTCTTACTAAAAAACCAACGAAAAGAATGCGTGGTTTGAAAGTCGCTAAAACTGTTGATGCACGCGATGAGAAGTCCGTTAAATTAATGCTTTGTAAAGCATAA
- the thrS gene encoding threonine--tRNA ligase, producing MIHDIIAYKDGASLVDTQTALASSKTYEDKILFENSKDALEVIRHSCAHLMAQAIKALYKDAQFFVGPVIEDGFYYDFRVTEKIGDADLKEIEKKMAELANAKLPIEKIYTTKAEALKHFANDDLKQEVMLRIPDGEVSIYKQGDFEDLCRGPHVPNTKYLRFFKLTKVAGAYLGGDEKREMLTRIYGIAFADKESLKDYVTMIEEAKKRDHRKIGNELKLFTFDEEVGAGLPIWLPQGGKLRSKLEKLLFSAHRKRGYQPVRGPELLKSDAWKISGHYQNYGENMYFTVIDEAEYGIKPMNCLGHIKVFQSEVRSYRDLPLKFFEYGVVHRHEKSGVLHGLFRVREFTQDDAHIFCTPEQIKENVIEILSFVDSIMSAFGFKYEMEISTRPEKSIGDEAYWVAATEGLKNALDENGIKYGIDEGGGAFYGPKIDIKITDALKRKWQCGTIQVDFNLPERFDISYVDANNEHARPVMLHRAILGSFERFIGILIEHTSGEFPFFIAPTQVVIVPISDAHLAYAKSLANALMAEEIDVEVSSKNESLNKRIRNAETMRVPMILVVGDAEVQNETVAVRDRRERTQYNLGKVELIKILKEKLSEVHF from the coding sequence ATGATACATGATATTATCGCCTATAAAGATGGCGCCTCTCTCGTTGATACACAAACTGCATTAGCTTCCTCTAAGACCTACGAAGACAAAATCTTGTTTGAAAACTCAAAAGACGCTCTTGAAGTGATCCGTCACTCCTGTGCTCATTTAATGGCTCAAGCGATTAAAGCGCTCTACAAAGATGCTCAGTTTTTTGTTGGACCTGTGATTGAAGATGGTTTTTACTATGACTTCCGTGTCACTGAAAAAATTGGTGATGCTGATTTAAAAGAGATTGAAAAAAAGATGGCAGAACTTGCGAATGCAAAGCTTCCCATTGAAAAAATATATACAACAAAAGCAGAGGCTCTTAAGCATTTTGCGAATGATGACTTAAAACAAGAGGTCATGTTACGCATTCCTGATGGTGAAGTGTCTATTTATAAACAAGGTGATTTTGAAGATCTTTGCCGTGGTCCTCATGTGCCCAATACTAAATACCTTCGTTTCTTTAAATTAACAAAAGTTGCAGGTGCGTATTTGGGTGGCGATGAAAAACGTGAGATGCTTACACGTATTTATGGCATTGCGTTTGCAGATAAAGAGAGTCTAAAAGATTATGTCACCATGATTGAAGAGGCTAAAAAAAGAGATCATCGAAAAATTGGTAATGAACTGAAACTATTTACGTTTGATGAAGAAGTGGGTGCAGGACTTCCCATTTGGTTACCACAAGGTGGCAAGTTACGCTCTAAGCTAGAAAAATTATTATTTTCTGCACACCGCAAACGTGGGTATCAGCCTGTACGTGGCCCTGAACTTTTAAAATCAGATGCATGGAAAATAAGTGGTCACTATCAAAATTACGGCGAAAACATGTATTTTACCGTGATTGATGAAGCAGAATATGGCATCAAACCAATGAATTGTTTGGGACATATCAAAGTATTTCAAAGCGAAGTCCGAAGCTATCGTGATTTACCGCTCAAATTTTTCGAATACGGTGTCGTGCATCGTCATGAAAAGAGTGGCGTGTTGCATGGTCTTTTTAGGGTTCGAGAATTTACCCAAGATGATGCGCATATTTTTTGTACTCCAGAGCAAATCAAAGAAAATGTTATAGAAATTTTAAGTTTTGTCGATTCTATCATGAGTGCTTTTGGATTTAAATATGAGATGGAAATCTCGACACGACCTGAAAAATCAATTGGTGATGAAGCGTACTGGGTAGCTGCAACTGAGGGCTTAAAAAATGCATTGGATGAAAATGGCATTAAGTATGGCATTGATGAAGGTGGTGGAGCGTTTTATGGTCCGAAAATTGATATTAAAATTACGGATGCGTTAAAACGTAAATGGCAGTGCGGAACGATTCAAGTCGATTTTAATTTACCAGAACGTTTTGACATTTCTTATGTGGATGCCAATAACGAACATGCACGACCTGTGATGTTACACCGTGCCATTTTAGGTTCTTTTGAACGATTTATTGGTATTTTGATTGAGCATACTTCTGGCGAGTTTCCATTTTTTATTGCACCAACGCAGGTAGTGATTGTCCCTATTTCAGATGCACATCTTGCGTATGCAAAATCATTAGCAAATGCCTTAATGGCAGAAGAGATTGATGTTGAAGTTTCATCAAAAAATGAGAGTTTAAATAAACGTATTCGTAACGCTGAAACCATGAGAGTTCCTATGATTTTGGTTGTTGGGGATGCTGAAGTTCAGAATGAAACAGTAGCAGTACGTGACAGAAGAGAAAGAACACAGTATAATTTGGGTAAAGTTGAATTAATCAAAATCTTAAAGGAGAAGCTTAGTGAGGTACACTTTTGA